The following nucleotide sequence is from Halorussus caseinilyticus.
TGCGGTGGAAGCGACCGGTCGGAACCTCGGGTCGGTCTTCGCGGCCGCGGCAGACGGAATGGCCGCCGCGATGTGCGAGGACGTGCCCGAGTCCGGCGACCGGTTCGAACTCGACGTTCGGGCCGAAAGCCGCGAGGCACTGCTGTTCGACTACTTGGACGAACTCATCTACGAGCGAGACGTGCGGGCGGTCCTGCCCGTCGAGAACGAGGCCGAAGTTCGGCGAGAGGACGGCGAGGACGGAACCGGCGAGTGGGCGGTGTCGGGGAGCGCCCGCGGCGTTCCACTCGGCGAGATTTCGGCCCGCGAAATCAAGGCCGTCACTTACTCCGAGATGGAACTGGCCGAAACCGACGAGGGATGGCGGGCTTACGTCGTGTTGGACGTGTAAAAATTAATTTATTTGTTCAATTTGCAGATTAGTCCGTAACCGTTCACCGACCAATGTGTCGTCGTTGTCTTGATTCCAGGCGGTGATTGTTACGGAATCGCCTTTGGAGAGACGAGCAATCGTCGATACCGGAACTGATTCCCAGTCTCCCTTCGGCGTCGTGGACCATCTCGCTTCATAATCCTCCCCGTTTATTTCTATTATAGTCACTACGTGGTCCCCACCGAGAGAGTTGTACGTGACGCTCGTCTTGATTTTGTACGTTCCTGCCGTCGGAGCGACGAATTCATTTGCTGTCGTATCGAATGCATTTAGCTCGTCCCACTCAACCGTGTCGAACTGAACTATCTCGTGCGTACTCTTAGCTATAGACTGGTCGGACGAGAGATATACGGAAGTAGTACTATGCGTCGTCTCCGAAGCAGAACTACCAATCCCCGTTTCTATCCATTCACTACCGTTGTGCTTGTAGATTTTCCCCGTGTCCTCGGCGAAAAACAACCAACCGCGAGAGCCGAGTCCTGATTTCTCGGCATCGTCACCCACGTATGCATCACGGAACTCCATGAGATTGTGCGCAGATGCTGTTCCGCTGAATGCTGTTACGCCCGCACTTCCGGCGAGTGCCGCGCC
It contains:
- a CDS encoding archease; the encoded protein is MSYELRDHTADVAVEATGRNLGSVFAAAADGMAAAMCEDVPESGDRFELDVRAESREALLFDYLDELIYERDVRAVLPVENEAEVRREDGEDGTGEWAVSGSARGVPLGEISAREIKAVTYSEMELAETDEGWRAYVVLDV
- a CDS encoding C1q-like domain-containing protein, translated to MVKGNHDNSDVTKLSRRSLMALGAALAGSAGVTAFSGTASAHNLMEFRDAYVGDDAEKSGLGSRGWLFFAEDTGKIYKHNGSEWIETGIGSSASETTHSTTSVYLSSDQSIAKSTHEIVQFDTVEWDELNAFDTTANEFVAPTAGTYKIKTSVTYNSLGGDHVVTIIEINGEDYEARWSTTPKGDWESVPVSTIARLSKGDSVTITAWNQDNDDTLVGERLRTNLQIEQIN